In the genome of Syntrophus gentianae, the window GAAAAACCTACAGGAAAAAAATGAGCAATCAGAAACAGAGACAAAGATATTTAGGCGGGCTTTAGCAAGTTCTTACCAGAACACAAACATTGAGCAAGGTGATAAGTTCAGTAACCTAATGATTATGCTTAAGACTTATGATAGAGTTCCTATATACATAAGCTCTTTTTCTCAGAATGGGGATCAACTTGGACAGTGGCGCGGTTACTGTAACAACGAAAGCGGTTTTAGTATAGGATTTGATTATGTGAAATTGAAGGAACTAGCTGAAAATCAAAAATTTACCTTAACAAAATGTGAATATGAGCCATCAGAGCATTCAGTAATAATTGAAGAACATGCAAACAATCTTATTAAATCTATTGACTTTGATGACCCTGGTAATTATGAAAATTATATCAAAGCACTTACTTCATTTTGGGCTACGGCTCCTAAAATCAAGCACAATTCATTTAAGGAGGAAGCAGAATGGAGGCTTATCTCCCAGGCAATTGGTGTAAAAGATATGACGCCAAGGTTCAGGCCAGGGAACTCAACCATTATTCCTTATAATCATTTTTCCATGGAA includes:
- a CDS encoding DUF2971 domain-containing protein, producing GWRIQPEHHGALNRNRVADSSGIKWRNQRNRQVTNIHYLNDISEFVYSLNLLMKNLQEKNEQSETETKIFRRALASSYQNTNIEQGDKFSNLMIMLKTYDRVPIYISSFSQNGDQLGQWRGYCNNESGFSIGFDYVKLKELAENQKFTLTKCEYEPSEHSVIIEEHANNLIKSIDFDDPGNYENYIKALTSFWATAPKIKHNSFKEEAEWRLISQAIGVKDMTPRFRPGNSTIIPYNHFSMEPELPIREIIVGPNPNVDLAIHSTRIVMLAHNLRQIKITESKIPYRTW